TATCATTATAGCTGCAAAAATTATGGGACCTCCACCTGTTGCGGTTCCGCAAACGAGTGTCTTTTACGCTAATGATGACACTGTTATAGGGCAGAGTAATGAAATGCAAAAACGCTATAATGTATCTCTTGATGAAATTTCTCCTTATGTAAAAGAGGCGACACTATCTATTGAAGATCAACGATTCTACAAACATCATGGCTTTGATATGAAGCGCATTGTTGGTGCCATTGTTGCCGATTTAAAAGCAATGGCAAAAGTACAAGGTGCTAGTACTATTACACAACAGTATGCTCGTAACCTATACTTAGATCATGATAAAACGTGGAAACGTAAACTATTAGAAGCAATGTATACCGTTCGTCTTGAAGTAAACTACAATAAAAGTCATATTTTAGAAGGATATTTAAATACAATTTATTACGGGCATGGTGCTTACGGAATCGAAGCTGCTTCTCGCCTGTATTTTGATAAAACTGCAAAAGAATTAACATTAGCAGAGGCTAGTATGCTCGCAGGTATTCCGAAAGGACCTAGCTCCTATTCTCCCTTTTTTAAAGAAGAGCGTGCTAAAGGACGTCAGTCTCTCATACTAGATGAAATGGTAGAGCAAGGTTATATTACAAAACAGCAAGCTGCCTCAGCAAAAAAAGAAACACTTACTTTTGCCTCATTGGATACGAAAAAAGTTGCAGAAATTGCACCTTATTTCCAAGATGCTGTACAAGCTTCTCTTCTTCGTGATATCGGATTAGATGAGCAAGCCTTACAGCGGGGTGGCTTGCGTATTTATACAACGCTAGACCCTAAATTACAATCTGTAGCAGAGCAAGCTGTAAAAAATCATATTCCTGACACAACAAACATACAAACTGCTCTCGTCTCTATGAATCCGAAAACGGGTGAAGTGGCTGCCCTTGTTGGAGGAACTGATTATAATACGAGTCAATTTAACCGGGCTACACAAGCCGTTCGTCAGCCCGGTTCTACATTTAAGCCATTTCTATATTACGCAGCTTTGGAACGGGGATTCACCCCTGCTACGCGCTTAAAAAGCGAATACACTGTATTCACTTTAGGTGACGGCGTTTCAAAGTATAAACCGAAAAACTATAAAGATTATTATGCAGATGATTTCGTAACTATGGCACAAGCTCTCGCAGTCTCTGATAACATATATGCCGTGAAAACGAATTTGTTTTTAGGGGATGACACTCTCGCAAAAACTGCGAAGCAATTCGGAATTACGAGTGCATTAAAAGATGTGCCTTCTCTAGCTCTCGGTACGTCTCCTGTAAAACCGATTGAAATGGTGAATGCTTATAGCATGTTCGCAAATGGTGGAAAAGAAATAAAACCGATATTTATTCGCCGCATTATGGATCATGAAGGGAACATGTTATACGATGCCCATTTGGAGAGTAAACAAGTTCTCGATAAAAGCAAAGCGTTTGTGATGGAAGAGATGATGACTGGTATGTTTAATAAAAAACTAAGCAGCTATGCCGCTGTAACTGGGCAATCGATGTTATCAAAGCTATCAAGAACATATGCCGGAAAGTCTGGTTCTACTGAAACTGATAGTTGGATGATTGGATTTACCCCACAGCTCGTAACTGGTGTATGGGTTGGATATGATCAACCTAAATCCCTTTCAAACGTAGCAGAACAAGGATACGCGAAAAAAATATGGACCGATACGATGGAAAAAGGATTAGATGGACAGCCTAAAAAAGATTTCAAACAACCAACAGACGTTGTTGCTGTCGACGTTAACCCTGAAAACGGTAAGATTGCTACAAAAAATTGTCCCATTTCTGTGAAAATGTATTTCGCAAAAGGAACAGAGCCAACAGAGTATTGTATGGATCACGTTGATGATAAAGAAGAATTCGACAAGGCTAGTGAAGAGAAGAAAAAGACGGGCTGGTGGAAAAAATATCTCCCGTGGTAAGAAAGAAGGCTATTATCATTCATTGTCGGTAAATCGATATTCCTTGGCGAATCGTTGATATATTTTCATATACCATGGTCCTAGTCACTAAATAAAAAGGATGTCACCTAGTCAAAAACTCGACTTACGGGACATCCTTTTCTTTTATTCACCTAATAATGCACGGCGCAATTCTTCACTAGATTCGTTCCAAATTGCTTCATTATGCTCTTTTAAGAATGTACCAAGTACTTTTTTAGATGATTCATCCATATGATCGATCATGATGTGACGCTTTAGTGATTTATCCATTTTGTTTACATGCTCTGGAAGTGATTTATATCCGCGGCGAATTTCACGATCAACTGTCATTTCACAAGCAGTTACACCTGCGTAATATGCACCGTTTGGTGTTCTTTCAATCGTTACCCAAACAAGCCAAAATGGTTTTCCGTTTGGAACTTCATCTTTATTTGTTAAAAATTTAATACCTTTTTCTACTGTACTACGCGCATGCATCGCACCGATATCAACGAACGCAGTTTTCTCTAATACATCAACAAATACAGGGGAAATATTTTCTAGGCTTAATGCCCCAACACCAAAACCACCATGTCCATCTGTTGAGTCATTCTTCACTATATTAAAACCGATTTTTTTCTTTTTCTCTGTCATATGTAAATTCCTCCTCGCTTAATAATTATAGGAGCCCGAAAATAGGCGCAATGATACTTTGTAAAAACACTAATACATATGGAATAACAACATTAAAAATAGGTTGAATTGTGTAATTGCTAAGCGGTGTAATAACAAGAATTAATAACGCAATTGCTCCATACTTTTCATACTGTGTCATTTTCGCACGAATATTTGCTGGTGCTAAATCTTCCACAACGCGATAACCATCAAGTGGCGGGATTGGTAATAAGTTAAATACAAGTAAAACAATATTAAGCATAATAAAAATCTGAAAGAATTGACCCAGCGTATCTGCTACTGCAGGTGGAATCGCATCTAATACACCAAATGTTATTAAGCTATACCAAATAATTAAACCAATTGCACTTAAGATAAGATTACTTATCGGTCCCGCTATAGAAACTAATATTCCCGCAAGACGCGGTCTTTTAAAGTTATACGGGTTAACCGGTACTGGTCTTGCCCAACCGAATCCAAGAATTAATACAGCAATCATACCAATAGGATCTAAATGAGCCATCGGTGATAACGTTAAACGTCCTTGTTTTTTTGCTGTATCATCTCCAAATTTATATGCAACATACGCATGTGCAAATTCATGCACAGATAATGCAATAATAATTGCCATTGCTACCAATGGAATTTGTTGCAACGGATATCTAAATAACTGATCCATACTCCAACTCCTCTTCAATATGTCAAAAAAAGAAATTATTTGTTTTTTCGATTGTTCTTCCCCATAATCCGCTATAATAAGAGTGTAA
This genomic interval from Bacillus cereus contains the following:
- a CDS encoding transglycosylase domain-containing protein, producing MDQTMNPKLKKYKRLFFTVMFSCILFFVFSFFIIIIAAKIMGPPPVAVPQTSVFYANDDTVIGQSNEMQKRYNVSLDEISPYVKEATLSIEDQRFYKHHGFDMKRIVGAIVADLKAMAKVQGASTITQQYARNLYLDHDKTWKRKLLEAMYTVRLEVNYNKSHILEGYLNTIYYGHGAYGIEAASRLYFDKTAKELTLAEASMLAGIPKGPSSYSPFFKEERAKGRQSLILDEMVEQGYITKQQAASAKKETLTFASLDTKKVAEIAPYFQDAVQASLLRDIGLDEQALQRGGLRIYTTLDPKLQSVAEQAVKNHIPDTTNIQTALVSMNPKTGEVAALVGGTDYNTSQFNRATQAVRQPGSTFKPFLYYAALERGFTPATRLKSEYTVFTLGDGVSKYKPKNYKDYYADDFVTMAQALAVSDNIYAVKTNLFLGDDTLAKTAKQFGITSALKDVPSLALGTSPVKPIEMVNAYSMFANGGKEIKPIFIRRIMDHEGNMLYDAHLESKQVLDKSKAFVMEEMMTGMFNKKLSSYAAVTGQSMLSKLSRTYAGKSGSTETDSWMIGFTPQLVTGVWVGYDQPKSLSNVAEQGYAKKIWTDTMEKGLDGQPKKDFKQPTDVVAVDVNPENGKIATKNCPISVKMYFAKGTEPTEYCMDHVDDKEEFDKASEEKKKTGWWKKYLPW
- a CDS encoding site-2 protease family protein — translated: MDQLFRYPLQQIPLVAMAIIIALSVHEFAHAYVAYKFGDDTAKKQGRLTLSPMAHLDPIGMIAVLILGFGWARPVPVNPYNFKRPRLAGILVSIAGPISNLILSAIGLIIWYSLITFGVLDAIPPAVADTLGQFFQIFIMLNIVLLVFNLLPIPPLDGYRVVEDLAPANIRAKMTQYEKYGAIALLILVITPLSNYTIQPIFNVVIPYVLVFLQSIIAPIFGLL
- a CDS encoding YwhD family protein, translating into MTEKKKKIGFNIVKNDSTDGHGGFGVGALSLENISPVFVDVLEKTAFVDIGAMHARSTVEKGIKFLTNKDEVPNGKPFWLVWVTIERTPNGAYYAGVTACEMTVDREIRRGYKSLPEHVNKMDKSLKRHIMIDHMDESSKKVLGTFLKEHNEAIWNESSEELRRALLGE